One Diospyros lotus cultivar Yz01 chromosome 1, ASM1463336v1, whole genome shotgun sequence genomic window carries:
- the LOC127813691 gene encoding RNA-binding protein Y14-like: MANADVEAVDFEPEDDDLMDEDGGQDVDGSVASPRVRAPGTTTTLPKLKSAITAKRTKGRGFRHEDDANDRTTRLSAPFDSLHTDGGPGPERSIEGWIILVTGVHEEAQEDDIQNAFGEFGEIKNLHLNLDRRTGFVKGYALIEYENFEEAQKAISEMDGTELLTQTINVDWGFSKGPYRRRNMRRRSSRSPRRRY; the protein is encoded by the exons atggcgAATGCAGATGTAGAAGCGGTGGACTTCGAGCCGGAGGACGACGACCTCATGGACGAGGACGGCGGCCAAGACGTCGACGGCAGTGTTGCTTCGCCAAGGGTTAGGGCTCCTGGTACTACTACTACCCTCCCCAAGCTCAAGTCCGCCATCACCGCCAAGAGGACCAAAGGCCGCGGCTTCCGTCACGAAGATGATGCCAATGATCGCACCACTCGCCTCTCCGCTCCCTTTGATTCCCTCCACACCGACGGCGGCCCCGGTCCTGAACGAT CCATTGAAGGATGGATTATCCTGGTCACTGGTGTTCATGAAGAGGCACAAGAAGATGATATACAAAATGCATTTGGTGAATTTGGGGAGATTAAGAATTTGCATTTGAATCTTGATCGTCGAACTGGATTTGTCAAG GGGTATGCGCTGATTGAATATGAGAACTTCGAAGAAGCACAGAAAGCTATAAGTGAAATGGATGGAACTGAACTCCTTACTCAAACCATCAATGTTGATTGGGGATTCAGCAAAGGTCCATATCGGAGGAGGAATATGCGAAGGAG ATCATCAAGAAGTCCCAGGAGGAGATATTAA